In Paenibacillus algicola, a genomic segment contains:
- a CDS encoding DUF4870 domain-containing protein translates to MRQLLSSLSYFSIFFAPFLLPIAVWIIAGDRFVREHAKRALLSHLFPVAAGILLLIMAFSAGSFGAVIGYVILFAIIYFGTFVYNIIQGIQVLRD, encoded by the coding sequence ATGCGCCAGCTGTTGTCTTCGCTATCGTATTTCAGCATTTTTTTTGCTCCATTTCTGTTACCGATTGCCGTCTGGATTATCGCCGGGGACCGCTTTGTAAGGGAGCATGCCAAAAGAGCACTCCTCTCGCATCTGTTTCCTGTAGCCGCAGGCATTCTGCTGCTGATTATGGCCTTTAGTGCCGGGTCCTTCGGCGCAGTCATAGGATATGTCATTTTGTTCGCGATCATTTACTTCGGCACCTTCGTGTACAACATCATTCAAGGCATCCAGGTTCTCAGGGATTAA
- a CDS encoding arginine--tRNA ligase, which yields MLSQFIKSSVLTAVQEILSLSGQPASDEASLRIQIQQPANMKHGDYSTNAAMQLAKTLRKPPLSIAQMITEVLQQNPKFSELFPQIDIVAPGFINFKIHWTAWAKMNTEKSEPAGQKVVIEHTSINPNKSAHIGHLRNSCIGDTLVRLLRKNGYHVEVHNYIDDLGNQLADTLVGLLQQPINGSHKRFGDFCWDVYAAVNRAYKEKPDLLQKRTEVLHALEKGDQNIAWIGLITAERIVREHLEEMQQFGIEYDLLVWESSIVKEGFWNTAFHLLQQTPLFVQETQGKLAGCWVLKQNHSDDESSGGMRTLEQDHSLDKVLVRSNGILTYTAKDIAYHLWKYGLLQNDFSYTGFTEGVWTTAPNNTGQIKTFGRADAVINVIDYRQQYPQAMVKQALEVLGFQEEAQKLRHVSYGVVSLSPAAAEELGVDTSERKASYAMSGRQGIGIKVAELIERVEAFIEDHRSDKNGLASRDIAIASIRYYLLRFALQTEVVFDLKQATEISGNTGVYLLYSYARSLSVLNKAGLKNQLPEAPEHIEALEVQEHALLRHISMWNETLAEAAQELSPSTICNYAYELASLFNHFYAACPILKSEGPLHQLRVWLTLLFRDTLKEALDVLGLPAPERM from the coding sequence ATGCTGAGCCAGTTTATTAAATCATCCGTTCTAACCGCAGTTCAGGAAATCTTATCCTTATCGGGACAACCGGCGTCAGATGAAGCAAGCCTGCGGATCCAGATTCAGCAGCCTGCCAACATGAAGCATGGAGACTATTCAACCAATGCCGCCATGCAGCTGGCCAAGACACTGCGCAAACCGCCACTCTCTATCGCTCAAATGATTACAGAGGTACTCCAGCAAAACCCGAAATTTAGCGAGCTATTTCCGCAAATAGACATCGTTGCTCCCGGCTTCATCAATTTCAAAATCCATTGGACGGCCTGGGCCAAGATGAATACTGAAAAATCAGAGCCTGCAGGACAAAAAGTGGTAATCGAGCACACCTCCATTAATCCGAATAAATCAGCACATATCGGTCACTTGAGAAACTCCTGTATCGGGGACACTCTCGTTCGGCTGCTCAGGAAAAATGGATATCATGTAGAGGTCCACAATTATATCGATGATTTGGGGAATCAGCTGGCGGATACACTGGTTGGCCTGCTCCAGCAGCCTATAAATGGCAGCCACAAACGATTCGGCGATTTCTGCTGGGATGTTTACGCTGCGGTGAACCGGGCTTACAAGGAAAAACCTGATTTGCTGCAAAAAAGAACCGAAGTCCTTCATGCACTTGAAAAAGGCGATCAAAACATAGCCTGGATCGGCCTCATTACTGCAGAACGTATTGTGCGCGAGCATCTGGAAGAGATGCAGCAGTTTGGCATTGAATATGACCTGCTGGTTTGGGAGAGCAGCATTGTTAAAGAAGGTTTCTGGAACACCGCATTTCATCTGCTACAGCAAACACCTCTTTTTGTTCAAGAAACTCAAGGCAAGCTTGCGGGCTGCTGGGTGTTAAAACAAAACCATTCGGATGATGAAAGTTCGGGGGGCATGAGGACCCTAGAGCAGGATCACAGCTTGGATAAGGTGCTCGTGCGCTCTAACGGCATTTTGACCTATACGGCAAAAGACATTGCCTACCACTTGTGGAAATACGGGCTGCTGCAAAACGATTTTTCATATACAGGCTTTACTGAAGGGGTATGGACCACCGCGCCCAACAACACCGGTCAGATCAAGACGTTTGGACGGGCGGATGCCGTCATCAACGTAATTGACTATAGGCAGCAGTATCCACAAGCCATGGTAAAACAAGCGTTGGAGGTGCTTGGGTTTCAAGAAGAAGCGCAAAAGCTCCGCCATGTCAGCTACGGTGTCGTGTCTTTAAGTCCTGCCGCCGCTGAAGAATTGGGAGTGGATACATCGGAAAGAAAAGCTTCCTACGCCATGTCCGGGCGTCAGGGAATCGGAATCAAAGTCGCTGAGCTGATCGAACGCGTGGAAGCTTTTATAGAGGACCACCGCTCGGATAAAAACGGGCTGGCAAGCCGTGACATCGCTATCGCCTCGATCCGTTATTACCTGCTTCGGTTTGCTCTGCAAACTGAGGTGGTATTTGACTTGAAGCAGGCAACAGAGATTTCCGGGAACACCGGTGTCTATCTGCTGTATTCATACGCCCGGTCGCTGAGTGTGCTGAATAAAGCCGGCTTGAAGAATCAGCTGCCAGAGGCGCCCGAGCACATTGAGGCACTTGAGGTTCAGGAGCATGCCTTACTGCGACATATCAGCATGTGGAATGAAACACTCGCTGAGGCCGCGCAGGAGCTTTCACCGAGCACCATTTGTAACTATGCATACGAATTAGCTTCGCTCTTCAATCATTTTTATGCGGCTTGCCCTATTTTGAAATCAGAAGGTCCCCTGCATCAGCTTCGGGTCTGGTTGACCTTGTTATTCAGGGATACCCTTAAGGAAGCGTTGGATGTACTAGGCTTGCCCGCACCTGAAAGGATGTAA
- a CDS encoding class I SAM-dependent methyltransferase: MADSQRWSPEEYDRSMSFVSGFGKGLIDWLSPQEGESILDWGCGTGDLAYSISRSGAEVTGMDFSHDMVRAASVKYPELHFIQGNGENYTSDISYDAIFSNAALHWMKDAKSAALSIHRCLKPGGRFIAEFGGQGNIEMILKAALDTLKTDYGIEAAGRNPWYFPTLGQYTLLLEEAGFRVTQALHYERPTPLPDGEKGVQHWLSHFGQMLFSGMNPQDKKDAYHKISERVKPALWNGEWYSADYTRLRIAAIKCS, translated from the coding sequence ATGGCAGATTCTCAGAGATGGAGTCCAGAAGAATATGACCGCTCTATGAGTTTTGTATCCGGATTCGGCAAGGGTCTGATCGACTGGCTATCTCCGCAGGAAGGTGAATCGATTTTGGATTGGGGCTGTGGAACCGGCGATCTGGCTTACAGCATTTCACGCTCCGGTGCTGAAGTAACGGGAATGGATTTCTCGCACGATATGGTCCGGGCTGCATCCGTCAAATACCCCGAACTTCACTTTATACAAGGCAACGGAGAAAATTACACCTCCGATATTTCGTATGATGCCATATTCTCTAATGCTGCACTGCACTGGATGAAAGACGCAAAAAGCGCCGCATTGTCGATCCACCGCTGCTTGAAGCCTGGAGGACGATTCATTGCTGAATTTGGCGGGCAGGGCAATATTGAGATGATCCTGAAGGCTGCATTGGACACGTTAAAAACAGATTACGGGATCGAAGCCGCAGGTCGAAATCCATGGTATTTTCCAACCCTTGGCCAGTACACTTTATTGCTGGAGGAAGCAGGCTTTCGGGTTACACAGGCGCTGCATTATGAGCGCCCCACTCCTCTTCCAGATGGGGAAAAGGGAGTACAGCATTGGCTCTCTCACTTTGGACAAATGCTTTTCTCGGGAATGAACCCGCAGGACAAGAAGGATGCCTACCATAAAATAAGTGAGCGAGTAAAACCCGCCTTATGGAACGGGGAATGGTACAGCGCTGACTATACGCGCCTTCGTATCGCTGCTATAAAATGTAGTTGA
- the tig gene encoding trigger factor has product MKATWEKIEKNLGVLDVEVEADRVAAALDKAFNKVSKKANVPGFRKGKVPRPIFEARYGVESLYQDAIDILLPEVYGEAVEQADIFPVDRPEIDIEQFSKGESFKFKARVIVKPEVKLGDYKGIEVAAVPVEVTEDELNEELKRMQERHAELAVLEEGQAESGDIAVIDFDGSVDGVPFEGGQAERYSLELGSNSFIPGFEEQVIGMATGDFKDVEVTFPEEYHAEELAGKVAVFKVKVHEIKRKQLPELDDEFAKDVSEFDTLEEYQADLKSQLMKRKEQDAQGVRENEAVEKASANAEIEIPEAMIQSEVQNMMRDFDNRLRQQGMNLDMFLSFSGQSKSDLEGQMKDDAEKRVRNNLVLEQIAKEENLEVSEEEINEELGNMAETYKRPVEEIRSILSANGSLDNLREELVLRKTIDFLIENSVEGPPAPKEEESTEE; this is encoded by the coding sequence ATGAAAGCAACTTGGGAAAAAATAGAGAAGAACCTCGGCGTTCTAGACGTTGAGGTAGAAGCGGACCGCGTCGCGGCTGCGCTTGACAAGGCTTTTAATAAAGTGTCAAAGAAAGCGAACGTACCTGGTTTCCGTAAAGGTAAAGTGCCACGGCCGATTTTTGAAGCGCGTTACGGTGTGGAAAGCCTGTATCAGGATGCTATCGATATCCTTCTTCCTGAAGTGTACGGCGAAGCTGTAGAGCAAGCAGACATCTTCCCTGTAGACCGTCCTGAAATCGATATTGAGCAATTCTCCAAAGGTGAGTCGTTCAAATTCAAGGCGAGAGTAATTGTGAAGCCTGAAGTGAAGCTGGGCGACTACAAAGGGATCGAGGTTGCCGCTGTACCTGTAGAGGTTACAGAGGACGAGCTGAACGAAGAGCTGAAGCGTATGCAGGAGCGTCATGCGGAGCTGGCTGTTCTTGAAGAAGGACAAGCAGAGTCCGGCGACATCGCGGTTATTGATTTCGACGGATCGGTTGACGGTGTTCCTTTCGAAGGTGGACAAGCTGAGCGTTACTCCTTGGAGCTTGGAAGCAACAGCTTTATCCCTGGCTTCGAAGAGCAGGTCATCGGCATGGCGACTGGCGATTTCAAGGACGTAGAGGTGACCTTCCCAGAAGAGTATCATGCTGAAGAGCTTGCAGGTAAAGTTGCTGTCTTCAAGGTGAAGGTACATGAAATCAAGCGCAAGCAGCTGCCAGAGCTGGACGACGAATTCGCTAAAGACGTCAGCGAGTTTGACACGCTGGAAGAATACCAGGCTGACCTGAAATCCCAGCTGATGAAGCGTAAAGAGCAAGATGCTCAAGGCGTTCGCGAGAACGAAGCTGTGGAGAAGGCGTCTGCTAATGCAGAGATCGAAATTCCAGAAGCGATGATTCAGTCCGAAGTACAGAACATGATGCGTGACTTCGACAACCGTCTGCGTCAGCAGGGTATGAACCTGGATATGTTCCTGAGCTTCTCCGGACAATCCAAGTCCGATCTGGAAGGTCAAATGAAGGACGATGCTGAGAAGCGCGTTCGTAACAACCTGGTTCTGGAGCAAATCGCGAAGGAAGAGAACCTGGAAGTGAGCGAAGAAGAAATCAACGAGGAGCTTGGCAATATGGCTGAAACCTACAAGCGTCCGGTTGAAGAAATCCGCAGCATCCTTTCCGCGAACGGTTCCCTGGACAACCTGCGTGAAGAGCTGGTTCTCCGCAAGACGATTGATTTCCTGATTGAGAACAGCGTTGAGGGTCCTCCAGCACCGAAAGAAGAAGAGTCCACAGAAGAATAG